In a genomic window of Polycladomyces abyssicola:
- a CDS encoding YheC/YheD family protein, with protein MNSILKKNKWLRYSFMAKDVRLASHLPKTKLLTAKALRKMIARYGQVILKPVVGRRGFGVIKVSPLGGKHYQIHHENKKKKIRGFQKTYDYIKRMIGSRRYMVQQRVQLPEIRNRPFDIRVIVQRRKKNSNSWRVTGKVAKLAGKGYIVTNNARSKGTVLMVESAIRKSSLKHLSEKKILSKIEKVALLSARRLTSRYPNHRIYGLDMGLDKKGHVWIIEANTFPMLTHFRKIKDQRMYRRIKAYKKGTS; from the coding sequence ATGAACAGCATCCTCAAAAAAAACAAATGGTTGAGATATTCGTTTATGGCGAAGGATGTTCGGTTGGCATCCCATTTGCCGAAAACAAAGCTTCTGACCGCTAAAGCGTTACGGAAAATGATCGCCCGCTACGGACAGGTGATTCTGAAACCTGTCGTTGGGAGACGAGGGTTTGGCGTGATCAAGGTATCACCGTTAGGAGGAAAACATTACCAAATCCACCACGAGAATAAAAAGAAAAAGATTCGAGGGTTCCAAAAGACGTATGACTATATCAAGAGGATGATCGGATCCCGTCGCTATATGGTCCAGCAGCGGGTTCAACTGCCCGAAATCCGTAACCGCCCTTTTGATATACGGGTGATCGTTCAACGACGAAAAAAGAACTCCAATTCATGGAGAGTGACGGGGAAAGTGGCTAAACTGGCGGGAAAAGGTTACATTGTCACGAACAATGCTAGAAGCAAAGGAACCGTGCTAATGGTTGAATCTGCGATCCGAAAATCTTCCCTCAAACATCTTTCCGAAAAAAAAATCCTGTCCAAAATCGAAAAGGTCGCTTTGTTGTCGGCCCGGAGATTGACTTCACGATATCCCAACCATCGTATTTACGGATTGGATATGGGACTGGATAAGAAGGGCCATGTCTGGATTATCGAAGCGAATACGTTCCCAATGCTGACCCACTTCCGTAAAATAAAAGACCAAAGGATGTATCGTCGAATTAAGGCATATAAAAAGGGTACCTCGTAG
- a CDS encoding NPP1 family protein yields MKGIRLAICVLLSSVALTFSPNPSTVEAASDLDLAYRWAPVHFQDTDDSDADADYLTAVDYDGDWNTQNNWENQDDDPTRLKGTVYYSVTETITHWYLVYSFYHPRDWVDYPDFGLDSHENDMEGVLVIVRKDGSTYGSLEGMVTVAHLDFYSYTPAGSPLTDGQENIDGTVRMITTDYPRPATFQEAKGHGVKAWNGSEFPGGDGVVYYPDRYTGEVPSSGNDRNVKYRLVDTFEVNGLWGHRYDPQTFASWGTFLGDNGKDNAAHTAWAWDDHDDGSVYAGEMATDPAHLTDVYFDGLGNFSTTYLRNGYVQ; encoded by the coding sequence GTGAAAGGGATTCGATTGGCTATTTGCGTGCTGTTGTCTTCGGTTGCGTTGACGTTTTCCCCAAACCCTTCAACTGTGGAGGCAGCCAGCGACTTGGACCTTGCTTATCGATGGGCACCTGTCCATTTCCAGGACACGGATGATTCTGATGCCGATGCAGATTACTTGACTGCAGTTGATTATGACGGCGATTGGAATACACAAAACAACTGGGAGAACCAGGATGATGATCCGACTCGTCTGAAGGGAACGGTTTATTACTCCGTCACCGAAACCATCACTCATTGGTACCTGGTATACAGCTTTTATCATCCAAGGGATTGGGTGGATTATCCCGACTTTGGGTTGGACAGCCATGAAAACGACATGGAAGGTGTCTTGGTCATCGTGCGAAAGGATGGCAGTACATATGGATCACTGGAAGGTATGGTGACTGTAGCCCATCTGGATTTCTACTCTTACACCCCGGCTGGCAGTCCCTTGACAGACGGACAAGAAAACATCGATGGGACTGTGAGAATGATCACCACCGACTACCCAAGACCTGCCACTTTCCAAGAAGCCAAAGGGCATGGCGTGAAGGCGTGGAACGGATCTGAGTTTCCCGGTGGAGATGGAGTGGTATATTACCCCGATCGGTACACAGGAGAAGTACCATCCTCCGGCAATGACCGCAACGTGAAATATCGGTTGGTGGATACATTTGAAGTCAACGGATTGTGGGGCCACCGGTATGATCCTCAGACGTTCGCTTCCTGGGGCACATTCCTCGGTGACAACGGAAAGGATAATGCGGCACATACCGCCTGGGCTTGGGACGACCACGACGACGGCTCCGTCTATGCAGGAGAAATGGCCACCGATCCCGCTCATCTGACGGATGTGTATTTTGATGGTTTGGGGAATTTCAGCACCACATATCTACGAAACGGGTATGTACAATAG
- a CDS encoding pyruvate oxidase, with translation MFRKTAGETLVDLLIKWEVDHIYGMPGDSINSIIEPLRKAQDKIKFIQVRHEEAGALAAASYAKLTGKLGVCLAIAGPGAIHLLNGLYDAKLDRVPVLAITGQVESDLLGTDFFQEVNLERLFDDVAVYNQRIMSAEQLPAVVNQAIRTAYAKRGVAVLTVPDDIPTFEVGREALHTASLHVTPEIFPKQDDLENALGVLNEARRPVILAGKGARHAREELLAFAEKSAAPIVLSLPAKGTIPDEHPLCLGGLGLIGTRPAYHAMQTADTLIMVGTSFPFTGFLPEKAKTIQIDTDPTQIGKRYPVDVGLVGDSVKTLAWFTKRIGNQPDRSFLEKHQEMMKDWHDRLKKQEVQESIPLKPQSVIRALQKVTSENAVLSVDVGNVTVWVARHFRMTNQQFIISSWLATLGCGLPGAIAAKIAYPDRQVFAICGDGGFGMTMNDFVTAVKYELPIVVVVLNNQKIAMIKFEQEVMGNLEFGTELTNPNFAKYAEACGGVGYRVKKPEELLPAFEQAVLQKKPCIIDVLVDPDEAPLPPKITFSQASGYAKHMIKALFEEGKLDLPPL, from the coding sequence ATGTTTCGCAAAACTGCAGGAGAAACGCTCGTCGACCTTTTGATCAAATGGGAGGTCGATCACATCTACGGCATGCCGGGTGATTCGATTAATTCCATTATCGAACCACTTCGCAAAGCGCAAGACAAAATCAAATTCATTCAAGTCCGCCATGAAGAAGCGGGAGCTCTTGCTGCGGCCTCGTATGCCAAATTGACTGGGAAACTCGGGGTTTGCCTCGCCATTGCTGGCCCAGGAGCCATCCACTTGCTGAATGGTTTATATGATGCCAAATTGGACCGCGTTCCGGTGCTGGCAATCACAGGGCAAGTTGAATCTGATCTTTTGGGGACAGATTTTTTTCAAGAAGTTAACCTTGAACGGTTGTTTGACGATGTTGCCGTCTATAATCAGCGAATCATGTCTGCAGAACAACTTCCAGCGGTGGTCAATCAGGCCATCCGTACCGCTTATGCAAAAAGAGGGGTCGCGGTGCTGACTGTCCCGGATGACATTCCCACATTTGAAGTGGGAAGAGAAGCCCTACATACAGCTTCCTTACACGTCACCCCGGAGATCTTCCCAAAACAAGATGATTTGGAGAATGCCCTCGGCGTGTTGAATGAAGCCAGACGGCCAGTCATCCTCGCAGGAAAAGGGGCCCGACATGCACGTGAAGAATTGCTTGCGTTTGCAGAAAAATCGGCCGCCCCGATCGTCCTTTCTCTTCCGGCGAAAGGGACCATTCCCGATGAGCATCCCTTATGTCTGGGAGGGCTCGGTCTCATCGGTACCCGTCCGGCTTACCACGCTATGCAAACGGCGGATACTCTGATAATGGTCGGCACTTCTTTTCCATTTACCGGTTTCTTACCCGAAAAAGCCAAAACCATTCAAATAGACACCGATCCGACGCAAATTGGCAAACGGTACCCCGTTGATGTGGGATTGGTTGGTGATTCGGTGAAAACATTGGCCTGGTTCACGAAACGAATCGGGAACCAACCCGACCGGTCCTTTCTTGAAAAGCATCAAGAAATGATGAAAGATTGGCATGACCGACTTAAAAAACAAGAAGTTCAAGAATCCATTCCCCTAAAACCGCAAAGTGTCATCAGGGCACTTCAAAAGGTCACCAGTGAAAATGCCGTTTTATCTGTCGATGTTGGCAATGTGACCGTCTGGGTGGCCCGTCATTTTCGCATGACTAACCAGCAATTCATTATTTCAAGTTGGTTGGCCACACTCGGTTGTGGATTGCCTGGAGCGATTGCTGCAAAGATCGCCTATCCGGACCGGCAGGTTTTTGCCATCTGCGGTGATGGCGGCTTCGGCATGACGATGAACGATTTCGTAACAGCCGTAAAATACGAATTGCCGATAGTTGTAGTGGTCTTAAACAATCAAAAAATTGCTATGATCAAGTTTGAACAGGAAGTCATGGGGAATCTGGAATTTGGTACGGAACTCACCAATCCCAATTTCGCCAAATACGCAGAAGCTTGCGGCGGTGTCGGCTATCGCGTCAAAAAGCCAGAAGAGTTGCTCCCTGCATTTGAACAAGCCGTGTTGCAAAAAAAACCCTGTATTATCGATGTACTCGTTGACCCTGATGAAGCGCCATTGCCACCAAAGATCACGTTCTCCCAGGCCTCCGGCTATGCCAAACACATGATCAAGGCCTTGTTTGAAGAAGGAAAATTGGATCTACCACCCCTATAA
- the aepY gene encoding phosphonopyruvate decarboxylase, translating into MLHTKAFGEELRKLGYSFYSGVPCSFLKNLINYAINECEYVGAANEGDAVAISDGAFLAGKKAVVLMQNSGLSNAVSPLVSLNYPFRIPVLGFVSLRGEPGIPDEPQHELMGQITTELLDLMQVKWQILSPDLNKAKLQLLEANRWIANNQPFFFVVRKGTFAEEPLKKQTLSLHLNRIKRVKNEAFTDQLPRRHEALQIISAWKDNKTVLIATTGKTGRELYEIEDAPNHLYMVGSMGCAASLGLGMALTRRDLDIVVIDGDGSLLMRMGSLATNGYYSPHNMLHILLDNQTHDSTGGQSTVSHNTNFMEIAASCGYTKSIYIHSLEELKSSIQEWKQSRGLTFLYMRISKGSKNQLGRPKIKPYEVKERLQIFIKNNLPD; encoded by the coding sequence ATGCTGCATACGAAAGCATTCGGGGAAGAACTTCGGAAGTTGGGGTATTCATTTTACAGTGGGGTTCCGTGCTCTTTTTTGAAAAACCTGATTAACTACGCCATCAATGAATGCGAATATGTTGGAGCAGCCAATGAGGGAGATGCGGTTGCCATTTCTGACGGAGCCTTTTTGGCAGGGAAAAAAGCCGTGGTTCTGATGCAGAATTCGGGGCTGTCCAACGCGGTCTCCCCATTGGTGTCTCTTAACTATCCGTTTCGGATTCCGGTCCTTGGATTTGTCAGCCTTCGGGGAGAACCGGGAATCCCCGATGAACCACAACATGAGCTGATGGGGCAAATCACGACCGAACTGCTAGATTTGATGCAAGTGAAATGGCAGATTCTTTCACCGGACCTAAATAAGGCCAAACTCCAACTGTTAGAGGCCAATCGGTGGATCGCCAACAACCAACCTTTCTTTTTCGTTGTCAGAAAAGGGACATTTGCTGAGGAACCCCTGAAAAAACAAACGCTTTCCCTTCATTTGAACCGTATCAAAAGGGTGAAAAACGAAGCGTTCACGGACCAATTACCTCGCCGGCATGAAGCACTCCAAATCATCAGCGCATGGAAAGACAACAAAACCGTACTGATTGCCACAACCGGAAAAACAGGTCGGGAATTGTATGAAATCGAAGATGCCCCAAATCACCTGTATATGGTCGGCTCCATGGGATGTGCTGCTTCTCTCGGACTCGGTATGGCGCTAACCCGAAGAGATTTGGATATCGTCGTGATCGACGGGGACGGCTCTTTACTCATGCGTATGGGGAGTTTAGCTACCAACGGGTATTACAGTCCGCATAACATGCTCCATATCCTGCTGGACAATCAAACCCATGATTCAACGGGGGGGCAAAGCACGGTTTCGCATAATACTAATTTCATGGAGATTGCAGCTTCCTGCGGGTACACGAAATCGATTTACATCCACAGCTTGGAAGAATTGAAATCCTCCATCCAGGAATGGAAGCAAAGCAGAGGACTGACTTTTCTCTATATGAGAATTTCAAAAGGCTCCAAGAATCAACTGGGACGCCCCAAAATAAAACCGTATGAAGTGAAAGAGCGATTGCAGATTTTTATTAAAAACAATTTGCCAGATTAA
- a CDS encoding YheC/YheD family protein: MSIKKHHVKSKLAVAYQLIHTPKIAVHIPKTELLYKNSLKRMIKKHDKVYLKPDKGFKSRGVIRIERLKDHRFKIRYGSHKKYADRKNLWKKVYRLTKGKKYIIQQAIDSVTKNRRHFDLRCHVLRIHGKWVVGGICGRLGAPGSIVTTSHLGGTPTPIYKLFTRHLKYSSKESVKMIQRLKECAVKTVKNVSRMYPNLKEFAVDMGIDRKKRIWIYEVNIEPLTKANFKKLPDKTLYRKIQRMRKIAR; encoded by the coding sequence ATGTCCATAAAAAAACACCACGTTAAAAGCAAGCTAGCGGTTGCTTACCAGCTTATTCACACTCCTAAGATCGCCGTCCATATTCCTAAAACGGAGCTACTTTACAAAAATTCGCTGAAGCGAATGATTAAAAAACATGATAAGGTCTACCTCAAACCGGACAAAGGATTTAAATCCAGAGGAGTGATACGGATCGAAAGGTTAAAAGATCACCGATTTAAAATAAGGTACGGATCCCACAAGAAATATGCAGATCGGAAGAATCTGTGGAAAAAAGTGTACCGCCTGACAAAAGGTAAAAAGTACATCATTCAACAGGCTATTGACAGTGTGACAAAGAATCGGCGGCACTTTGATCTCCGTTGCCATGTGTTGAGAATCCACGGTAAATGGGTGGTTGGTGGGATTTGCGGAAGGTTGGGGGCACCGGGAAGTATTGTGACAACATCTCATTTGGGCGGTACCCCGACACCCATCTACAAACTCTTTACCCGACATTTGAAATATTCCAGTAAAGAATCGGTAAAAATGATCCAGCGATTGAAGGAGTGTGCCGTCAAAACGGTCAAAAATGTGAGTCGAATGTATCCGAATCTCAAAGAGTTCGCCGTGGACATGGGAATCGACCGCAAGAAGAGGATATGGATTTACGAGGTAAATATTGAACCGTTAACTAAGGCGAATTTTAAAAAGTTACCTGATAAAACCCTGTATCGAAAAATTCAGCGTATGAGGAAGATTGCAAGATAA
- a CDS encoding YheC/YheD family protein: MSKDKSNVVSLYRIKSQGANKYAISLPRRLYKASQPIAVFKLGQLKIRVRCFPNKTLNKVGLSKNLIKKCGIDEDISCNLKTNGPVLHFGPVIGIFVTKRRIQQLVKKQSPTFRDIETVKANTSAKTLIYYFSIEDVRLPEKKVVGTWFNPRSEKWERSNFPLMDILYDKCSRRISRKSKKHEAIRKRFHQMSIPSINAQHYFDKWDLHQKLSKYEVMKPHLPKTKLFNFQELKKMLYESPVVYLKASIGSMGCRVMRIEKREDGQYEYSYFRKILVQGLKKDFSDLYPVIKSFFGEDLLLMQHGIRTVQIGGRNVDMRATLQRNGKGEVEINSIAVRLGVKGCPITSTRSGSKVLCLDDFLKKFGKHFPNTTRNKMDKFLIKVYKCIERSYGPFGEMGIDFTLDEKGQLYLIESNSKPAKDSLYKTYDKETIHKAFLNPLNYAKFLARFQ; encoded by the coding sequence GTGAGTAAAGACAAAAGCAATGTGGTCTCTTTGTATCGCATCAAAAGTCAAGGTGCAAATAAATATGCGATTTCCCTTCCTCGACGGCTCTATAAAGCTTCCCAACCGATTGCCGTCTTCAAATTAGGGCAATTGAAGATCCGGGTTCGTTGTTTTCCCAATAAAACATTGAACAAGGTAGGTCTATCTAAGAATTTAATTAAAAAATGCGGGATTGATGAGGATATTTCATGCAACCTGAAAACCAATGGTCCTGTTCTACATTTCGGACCGGTTATTGGGATTTTTGTAACCAAACGACGTATCCAGCAGCTGGTGAAAAAACAAAGTCCCACCTTCAGGGACATTGAAACGGTTAAAGCCAATACCAGCGCAAAAACATTGATTTACTACTTTTCTATTGAGGATGTTCGTCTACCAGAAAAAAAGGTGGTTGGTACCTGGTTTAACCCTCGAAGCGAGAAATGGGAAAGAAGTAATTTTCCTCTTATGGATATTTTATATGATAAGTGCAGTAGAAGAATATCGAGAAAATCCAAAAAGCACGAGGCAATCCGCAAACGATTTCACCAGATGTCCATACCAAGCATTAATGCCCAACATTACTTCGACAAATGGGATCTACACCAAAAGTTGAGCAAGTATGAGGTGATGAAACCGCATCTCCCCAAAACGAAATTATTTAATTTTCAAGAACTAAAAAAGATGTTGTATGAAAGTCCTGTCGTTTACCTAAAAGCCTCTATCGGCAGTATGGGATGTCGGGTGATGCGGATCGAAAAGAGAGAAGACGGTCAATATGAGTATAGTTATTTTCGAAAAATACTCGTTCAAGGGTTGAAAAAGGATTTCTCTGATTTGTATCCGGTAATCAAATCGTTCTTCGGAGAAGATCTTCTCCTAATGCAACATGGTATTCGTACGGTGCAAATCGGCGGTCGAAACGTGGATATGCGGGCCACACTTCAAAGAAATGGAAAGGGGGAAGTTGAAATCAATTCCATTGCGGTTAGATTGGGAGTTAAAGGTTGTCCCATAACCAGTACGCGATCCGGTTCCAAAGTGCTTTGTTTGGATGACTTTCTTAAGAAATTCGGAAAGCATTTTCCAAACACTACAAGGAATAAAATGGATAAATTTTTAATCAAGGTGTATAAGTGTATCGAACGATCATATGGTCCTTTTGGTGAAATGGGGATTGACTTTACTTTGGATGAAAAGGGACAACTGTATCTGATTGAATCCAATTCAAAACCGGCCAAAGATTCGTTGTACAAAACCTATGACAAAGAGACCATCCATAAAGCTTTTTTAAATCCCCTGAATTACGCTAAATTCCTTGCGAGGTTCCAATAA
- the spoIIP gene encoding stage II sporulation protein P, translating to MQNWLSQNDFKYRVKLTVYIIISLALMFFYFGVFTELRTENVSHSDLSKLTSLLSKDSLLHTFGEIPYFFTVVRVPKDEAWEALVSELVTGVNLKDPRTFLRGELPEFDLFDTDIVAAGKGVDYTDIPMDLPPPANMQSHPNKGVPPHKEDNDVNSPTKSEEESPKNKIVYIYNTHYMESFLPELHRTNPDQAYDVQISVRSVSRKLKEELEKMGIGTQFSNKLYTGVYYPRLYQASRKTVLTAMKQNGNLQYFIDIHRDSRRRKKTTIRLNGKDYARICFIIGALNPHWQENKKLALQLHDELEKLYPGVSKGVFVKNHEEGNGEYNQSISPRSILIEIGGVDNTMEEEYRSTKAFAQAFAAVYLEGKALPVNAQPDDTQP from the coding sequence ATGCAAAACTGGTTGTCTCAAAACGATTTCAAATACCGTGTAAAACTAACCGTCTATATCATTATCAGTCTAGCTTTGATGTTTTTCTATTTTGGAGTGTTTACTGAACTGCGGACCGAAAACGTCTCCCATTCCGATTTGTCTAAACTAACCTCTCTTCTTTCGAAGGATAGTTTGTTGCATACTTTCGGGGAGATTCCCTATTTTTTTACTGTTGTTCGGGTACCGAAAGATGAAGCTTGGGAAGCGTTGGTTTCGGAATTGGTAACAGGTGTCAATTTGAAAGATCCGCGAACGTTTCTCAGAGGGGAATTGCCGGAGTTTGACCTCTTTGACACGGACATTGTAGCGGCTGGAAAAGGAGTAGACTATACCGATATCCCAATGGATTTGCCCCCTCCGGCAAATATGCAATCCCATCCGAACAAGGGAGTGCCCCCTCATAAAGAGGATAATGACGTGAATTCACCCACAAAGTCAGAAGAAGAGTCTCCCAAAAACAAAATCGTCTATATTTACAACACACATTATATGGAGTCCTTTTTGCCGGAACTCCATCGGACTAATCCTGATCAGGCTTATGACGTTCAAATCAGCGTCAGATCGGTGAGCCGAAAGCTGAAGGAAGAATTAGAAAAAATGGGGATTGGCACTCAATTTTCCAATAAATTATACACTGGCGTCTACTATCCCCGATTGTATCAGGCCTCCAGAAAGACGGTGCTAACCGCCATGAAACAAAACGGCAATCTGCAGTACTTTATCGACATCCATCGGGACTCTCGAAGGAGAAAAAAAACAACGATAAGATTAAACGGCAAAGATTATGCTCGAATCTGTTTTATTATCGGCGCCCTCAACCCCCATTGGCAGGAGAATAAGAAATTGGCACTTCAACTGCACGATGAATTGGAAAAACTATACCCCGGCGTTTCCAAAGGGGTTTTTGTCAAAAATCACGAGGAAGGAAACGGAGAATACAATCAGTCGATTTCACCGCGAAGCATCCTGATCGAAATCGGGGGTGTCGACAATACGATGGAAGAGGAATATCGATCAACCAAGGCGTTTGCTCAAGCCTTTGCGGCTGTTTATCTTGAAGGCAAAGCCTTGCCCGTAAATGCACAACCAGACGACACTCAACCATAA
- the aepX gene encoding phosphoenolpyruvate mutase, with product MKKTTRLREMISSKNPDFIMEAHNGLSAKIVEEVGFEGIWASGLSISASLGVRDNNEASWTQVLDVLEFMSDATSIPILLDGDTGYGNFNNARRLVKKLEQRNIAGVCIEDKLFPKTNSFINGESQPLADVEEFCGKIKAMKDTQLDDDFVVVTRVEAFIAGWGLKEALRRAEAYRQSGADAILIHSKRSDITEIEAFMKEWNGRHPVVIVPTKYYTTPTYRFHELGVNLVIWANHNVRASIDAMKKISRQIYQEKSLIGVEGNVATVDEIFRLQGAEELQAAEKKYLPSKKVPGDH from the coding sequence ATGAAAAAAACAACGAGATTAAGAGAAATGATTTCCTCAAAAAATCCGGATTTTATCATGGAAGCGCATAACGGTTTGTCTGCAAAAATCGTGGAAGAAGTCGGTTTTGAAGGGATTTGGGCCAGCGGACTCTCCATCTCCGCGAGTCTGGGAGTCAGAGATAACAACGAAGCTTCCTGGACTCAAGTACTGGATGTTTTGGAGTTTATGAGTGACGCTACATCCATTCCAATCTTGCTGGACGGAGATACAGGATACGGAAACTTTAATAACGCCAGGCGTCTGGTCAAAAAATTAGAGCAACGAAATATAGCGGGCGTTTGCATTGAAGATAAGCTGTTCCCGAAAACCAACTCCTTTATCAACGGCGAATCCCAACCTCTTGCAGATGTGGAGGAGTTTTGTGGCAAGATCAAAGCGATGAAAGACACCCAACTGGACGACGACTTTGTCGTAGTCACGAGGGTGGAAGCTTTTATTGCGGGCTGGGGTTTGAAGGAAGCGTTGCGACGCGCGGAGGCTTACCGGCAATCAGGGGCGGATGCTATCCTCATCCACAGCAAACGATCGGACATCACAGAAATTGAAGCGTTTATGAAAGAATGGAACGGAAGACACCCGGTGGTCATTGTGCCTACGAAATATTATACCACTCCGACGTATCGGTTCCATGAGCTGGGGGTCAATCTCGTCATCTGGGCCAATCATAATGTAAGGGCGTCCATTGACGCGATGAAAAAAATATCGCGGCAAATTTACCAAGAGAAAAGTCTTATCGGTGTGGAAGGCAACGTGGCAACCGTCGACGAGATTTTCCGGCTGCAAGGGGCCGAAGAGCTTCAAGCGGCGGAAAAGAAATATCTTCCCTCTAAAAAAGTTCCGGGTGATCACTGA
- a CDS encoding IS110 family transposase — protein MKNKQNLKLEQYAGFNRLIRWIRTLQAEHEKTHVLFGLEPTGHYWLILAQFLRNQGIQVVLVIFFLISKVQLFKRTN, from the coding sequence ATGAAGAATAAGCAAAATCTGAAATTGGAGCAATACGCCGGGTTCAACCGGCTGATTCGGTGGATTCGAACACTTCAGGCGGAACATGAGAAAACGCACGTCCTTTTCGGATTGGAACCCACTGGCCATTATTGGCTGATATTAGCTCAGTTTCTTAGAAATCAAGGCATCCAAGTGGTGCTGGTCATTTTCTTCTTGATTTCAAAAGTTCAATTATTCAAAAGGACAAACTAA
- a CDS encoding 2-aminoethylphosphonate aminotransferase: MQTVKRNILLNPGPATTTDSVKYAQVVPDICPREPEFGHLMGSISTELTRLVADPEQYTTVLFGGSGTAAVESILSSVVDNDILVIINNGAYGKRMCEIAEAYGLNFLEFNSPPDKGIDLTALEKWIQHSPRNISHLAVVHHETTTGLLNDIESIGQLCRKHRIDMIVDAMSSFAAIPIQMKTMNISFLASSSNKNLQGMAGISFVIADKNKLKCMQHKKPRNYYLNLYDQYQFFSKTCQMRFTPPVQTLYALKQAIVELKQEGVAGRYARYVKSWETLTKGISQLGLKFIVPEKHHSKIITAILEPDCDGFDFNEMHDYLYRRGFTIYPGKLEQLKTFRIANMGDITYEDIERFLKSLESYLITINYMKDG, from the coding sequence ATGCAGACGGTCAAAAGAAATATTTTGCTGAATCCCGGACCCGCCACAACAACGGACAGTGTCAAATACGCTCAGGTAGTTCCTGATATATGCCCCCGTGAACCCGAATTTGGCCACCTGATGGGTTCCATATCCACAGAACTGACCCGATTGGTTGCAGATCCGGAGCAGTATACCACCGTATTGTTCGGCGGTTCGGGTACGGCGGCGGTCGAATCCATTTTAAGTTCCGTTGTGGATAATGATATTCTGGTCATCATCAATAATGGCGCCTATGGCAAACGGATGTGCGAGATTGCGGAAGCCTATGGGTTGAACTTCCTGGAATTTAACAGTCCACCGGATAAGGGCATCGACTTGACAGCACTGGAAAAATGGATTCAACACTCTCCCAGAAACATCTCCCATCTTGCCGTCGTTCACCATGAGACAACCACTGGTCTGTTAAATGATATCGAGTCAATCGGGCAACTATGTAGGAAACATCGGATCGATATGATCGTAGATGCCATGAGTTCATTTGCCGCCATTCCGATCCAAATGAAGACGATGAATATCAGTTTCCTGGCCTCAAGTTCCAATAAGAATCTTCAAGGAATGGCGGGCATCTCGTTTGTCATCGCGGATAAAAATAAATTGAAATGCATGCAGCACAAAAAACCGCGAAATTATTACCTGAATCTATATGACCAATATCAGTTTTTTTCAAAAACCTGCCAGATGCGCTTTACGCCTCCCGTTCAAACCCTGTATGCTCTCAAACAAGCGATTGTCGAGTTAAAACAAGAAGGGGTGGCAGGGAGATACGCGAGGTACGTCAAGTCCTGGGAAACGTTAACCAAAGGGATTTCCCAGCTTGGATTGAAGTTTATCGTCCCGGAAAAACACCATTCGAAAATCATCACGGCCATCCTCGAACCGGATTGCGATGGATTCGATTTCAATGAAATGCACGACTATTTATACAGGCGGGGCTTCACGATTTACCCCGGTAAACTTGAGCAGTTGAAAACGTTCAGAATCGCCAATATGGGAGATATCACCTACGAAGATATCGAAAGGTTTTTAAAATCGTTGGAAAGTTACCTGATAACCATCAATTATATGAAGGATGGATGA